One genomic window of Pelmatolapia mariae isolate MD_Pm_ZW linkage group LG5, Pm_UMD_F_2, whole genome shotgun sequence includes the following:
- the tespa1 gene encoding protein ITPRID2 isoform X1 — MESSSSTVRRRAWINSSRQWVTLEDPEGPLCPLQSASIADDDVFSDGCLTGKIENWLLGCGSDACSENSGQLSFESVLQAGNFADDLSLGADASVVEGGDIKPEPGSLARHPSFRQKSRLTSTPRQGLCLPSMNLGHSITSSCFSASTWKSTSTISDVLELCSEDAEETLYELGFGCEEPQVTVRIPPRFFTFPSQAQGINFRLFLDSQIRRIREEDPSLSLASRFRQVQVLTAMANAFYSLYSHVSRTPLQKLSTPEFTFSSPVQRIERFRSSIRSEPRSPVERLKDTVNKMCLYTGSPRGSDSTSPQPSPRKRSSLPEVVDIVWKNKSGVNKKLDLEECNSNNSAMDVNQITDGENGLETQQSTTDMEILEDRNKTRETEMGDDNKHPKDVDSGENDSMTQSVRTSVASSLSEETVIETHSESFSCQPEPDSCLTQSNKRTAEPKPVAKVTYDLICPQIVESVHQAPFCSQRTYNPESLTCIPSERESTDKPCSVSHKFSLQASVTKSNLNSHTDDVASSGEATRGDSSRSLPVSEPSGSYTHYCITVTGWEGDDVPSSSLKTSDSSHASHGFYGEKKSPSEKQGQYLNPLMHQSLGKLSSNLQQVNSFELEEVHSAGEEDLGQSETPTSPFSKKHQYKGEVVRGDSMQSDSSGYADEEVSPSSDRHSR; from the exons ATGGAGAGCTCGTCCTCCACAGTGAGGCGGCGAGCCTGGATCAACAGCAGCCGTCAGTGGGTCACTTTGGAAGACCCTGAAGGGCCTCTGTGCCCGCTCCAATCTGCCTCCATAGCGGACGATGATGTGTTCTCTGATG GATGCCTTACGGGAAAGATTGAGAACTGGCTTCTCGGTTGTGG GTCAGATGCCTGCTCAGAGAACAGCGGTCAGCTGAGTTTTG AGTCTGTGCTCCAAGCCGGTAACTTTGCTGATGACCTGAGTCTTGGAGCAGATG CTTCTGTGGTAGAAGGTGGAGACATTAAACCTGAGCCTGG AAGCTTGGCGCGACATCCATCCTTCAGACAAAAGAGCAGGCTCACCAG CACCCCACGTCAAGGACTATGTTTGCCATCAATGAACTTGGGCCACAGCATAACTTCTAGCTGCTTCTCTGCCTCAACCTGGAAAAGTACATCAAC TATATCAGACGTCCTCGAGTTGTGTTCAGAGGATGCAGAGGAGACTTTGTATGAGCTGGGTTTTGGCTGTGAGGAGCCACAGGTTACTGTGCGCATCCCTCCTCGTTTCTTTACCTTTCCTTCTCAGGCTCAGGGCATCAACTTCCGACTCTTCTTGGATTCACAGATAAGGCGGATAAGAGAAGAAGACCCCAGCCTCTCTCTTGCTA GTCGTTTCAGACAGGTTCAAGTGCTGACAGCAATGGCCAACGCTTTCTATTCCCTGTACTCCCACGTGTCCCGCACTCCTCTCCAGAAACTGTCCACACCGGAGTTTACCTTCTCTTCCCCTGTGCAGAGGATCGAACGGTTCAGAAGCAGCATTCGAAGTGAGCCACGCTCTCCGGTGGAGAGGCTGAAGGACACTGTCAATAAGATGTGTCTCTACACGGGCTCTCCCCGGGGCTCTGACTCCACCTCTCCACAGCCTTCACCCAGGAAAAGATCCAGCCTCCCAGAGGTTGTGGATATAGTGTGGAAAAACAAGAGTGGAGTTAACAAGAAGCTGGATTTGGAGGAATGTAATAGCAATAATTCAGCTATGGATGTTAACCAGATCACAGACGGTGAAAATGGGCTGGAAACTCAACAGTCAACGACGGACATGGAGATTCTCGAGGACAGAAATAAAACCCGTGAAACGGAAATGGGGGATGATAATAAACATCCAAAGGATGTTGACTCTGGTGAAAATGACTCCATGACTCAGAGTGTAAGAACATCTGTAGCATCATCATTATCAGAAGAAACTGTCATAGAAACCCACTCTGAATCATTTTCATGTCAGCCAGAGCCGGACTCATGTTTGACACAAAGTAACAAAAGGACAGCGGAACCAAAGCCTGTTGCCAAGGTTACATACGATTTAATTTGCCCCCAGATAGTCGAGAGTGTACACCAGGCGCCTTTTTGCAGTCAAAGGACATACAATCCAGAAAGTTTGACTTGTATTCcctcagagagagaaagcacAGATAAACCCTGTTCTGTATCACACAAATTCAGTCTACAAGCCTCCGTGACAAAGTCTAACCTGAATTCACACACAGACGATGTTGCCTCTTCAGGTGAGGCCACGCGGGGGGACTCATCTAGATCGCTTCCTGTCTCGGAACCCAGTGGTAGCTACACTCATTACTGCATAACTGTGACTGGCTGGGAAGGCGATGATGTACCATCCTCTTCTTTGAAAACATCAGATTCCAGTCATGCTTCGCATGGTTTCTATGGTGAGAAAAAGTCTCCTTCAGAGAAGCAAGGACAGTATCTGAATCCTCTGATGCATCAGAGCCTGGGCAAGCTCTCCAGTAACCTTCAGCAGGTTAATTCCTTTGAGCTGGAAGAG GTGCATAGTGCAGGAGAGGAAGACTTGGGACAGTCAGAAACTCCAACCTCACCATTTTCAAAAAAACATCAATACAAAG GTGAAGTGGTCCGCGGTGACAGTATGCAGTCGGACAGCAGCGGCTACGCGGACGAAGAAGTCAGCCCCTCATCAGACAGACACAGCAGATGA
- the tespa1 gene encoding protein ITPRID2 isoform X2 yields the protein MESSSSTVRRRAWINSSRQWVTLEDPEGPLCPLQSASIADDDVFSDGCLTGKIENWLLGCGSDACSENSGQLSFESVLQAGNFADDLSLGADASVVEGGDIKPEPGLARHPSFRQKSRLTSTPRQGLCLPSMNLGHSITSSCFSASTWKSTSTISDVLELCSEDAEETLYELGFGCEEPQVTVRIPPRFFTFPSQAQGINFRLFLDSQIRRIREEDPSLSLASRFRQVQVLTAMANAFYSLYSHVSRTPLQKLSTPEFTFSSPVQRIERFRSSIRSEPRSPVERLKDTVNKMCLYTGSPRGSDSTSPQPSPRKRSSLPEVVDIVWKNKSGVNKKLDLEECNSNNSAMDVNQITDGENGLETQQSTTDMEILEDRNKTRETEMGDDNKHPKDVDSGENDSMTQSVRTSVASSLSEETVIETHSESFSCQPEPDSCLTQSNKRTAEPKPVAKVTYDLICPQIVESVHQAPFCSQRTYNPESLTCIPSERESTDKPCSVSHKFSLQASVTKSNLNSHTDDVASSGEATRGDSSRSLPVSEPSGSYTHYCITVTGWEGDDVPSSSLKTSDSSHASHGFYGEKKSPSEKQGQYLNPLMHQSLGKLSSNLQQVNSFELEEVHSAGEEDLGQSETPTSPFSKKHQYKGEVVRGDSMQSDSSGYADEEVSPSSDRHSR from the exons ATGGAGAGCTCGTCCTCCACAGTGAGGCGGCGAGCCTGGATCAACAGCAGCCGTCAGTGGGTCACTTTGGAAGACCCTGAAGGGCCTCTGTGCCCGCTCCAATCTGCCTCCATAGCGGACGATGATGTGTTCTCTGATG GATGCCTTACGGGAAAGATTGAGAACTGGCTTCTCGGTTGTGG GTCAGATGCCTGCTCAGAGAACAGCGGTCAGCTGAGTTTTG AGTCTGTGCTCCAAGCCGGTAACTTTGCTGATGACCTGAGTCTTGGAGCAGATG CTTCTGTGGTAGAAGGTGGAGACATTAAACCTGAGCCTGG CTTGGCGCGACATCCATCCTTCAGACAAAAGAGCAGGCTCACCAG CACCCCACGTCAAGGACTATGTTTGCCATCAATGAACTTGGGCCACAGCATAACTTCTAGCTGCTTCTCTGCCTCAACCTGGAAAAGTACATCAAC TATATCAGACGTCCTCGAGTTGTGTTCAGAGGATGCAGAGGAGACTTTGTATGAGCTGGGTTTTGGCTGTGAGGAGCCACAGGTTACTGTGCGCATCCCTCCTCGTTTCTTTACCTTTCCTTCTCAGGCTCAGGGCATCAACTTCCGACTCTTCTTGGATTCACAGATAAGGCGGATAAGAGAAGAAGACCCCAGCCTCTCTCTTGCTA GTCGTTTCAGACAGGTTCAAGTGCTGACAGCAATGGCCAACGCTTTCTATTCCCTGTACTCCCACGTGTCCCGCACTCCTCTCCAGAAACTGTCCACACCGGAGTTTACCTTCTCTTCCCCTGTGCAGAGGATCGAACGGTTCAGAAGCAGCATTCGAAGTGAGCCACGCTCTCCGGTGGAGAGGCTGAAGGACACTGTCAATAAGATGTGTCTCTACACGGGCTCTCCCCGGGGCTCTGACTCCACCTCTCCACAGCCTTCACCCAGGAAAAGATCCAGCCTCCCAGAGGTTGTGGATATAGTGTGGAAAAACAAGAGTGGAGTTAACAAGAAGCTGGATTTGGAGGAATGTAATAGCAATAATTCAGCTATGGATGTTAACCAGATCACAGACGGTGAAAATGGGCTGGAAACTCAACAGTCAACGACGGACATGGAGATTCTCGAGGACAGAAATAAAACCCGTGAAACGGAAATGGGGGATGATAATAAACATCCAAAGGATGTTGACTCTGGTGAAAATGACTCCATGACTCAGAGTGTAAGAACATCTGTAGCATCATCATTATCAGAAGAAACTGTCATAGAAACCCACTCTGAATCATTTTCATGTCAGCCAGAGCCGGACTCATGTTTGACACAAAGTAACAAAAGGACAGCGGAACCAAAGCCTGTTGCCAAGGTTACATACGATTTAATTTGCCCCCAGATAGTCGAGAGTGTACACCAGGCGCCTTTTTGCAGTCAAAGGACATACAATCCAGAAAGTTTGACTTGTATTCcctcagagagagaaagcacAGATAAACCCTGTTCTGTATCACACAAATTCAGTCTACAAGCCTCCGTGACAAAGTCTAACCTGAATTCACACACAGACGATGTTGCCTCTTCAGGTGAGGCCACGCGGGGGGACTCATCTAGATCGCTTCCTGTCTCGGAACCCAGTGGTAGCTACACTCATTACTGCATAACTGTGACTGGCTGGGAAGGCGATGATGTACCATCCTCTTCTTTGAAAACATCAGATTCCAGTCATGCTTCGCATGGTTTCTATGGTGAGAAAAAGTCTCCTTCAGAGAAGCAAGGACAGTATCTGAATCCTCTGATGCATCAGAGCCTGGGCAAGCTCTCCAGTAACCTTCAGCAGGTTAATTCCTTTGAGCTGGAAGAG GTGCATAGTGCAGGAGAGGAAGACTTGGGACAGTCAGAAACTCCAACCTCACCATTTTCAAAAAAACATCAATACAAAG GTGAAGTGGTCCGCGGTGACAGTATGCAGTCGGACAGCAGCGGCTACGCGGACGAAGAAGTCAGCCCCTCATCAGACAGACACAGCAGATGA
- the tarbp2 gene encoding RISC-loading complex subunit tarbp2 — protein sequence MNDETASDSWKRNSGCSSIEQMLAVNPGKTPISLLQEYGTRIGKTPVYDLLKAEGQAHQPNFTFRVSVGEISCTGQGPSKKAAKHKAAEAALKMLKGGLGGPAGVGIGVDGFIGVDVSTDADGAQSEMKTTGTSQQSECNPVGALQELVVQKGWRLPEYTVTQESGPAHRKEFTMTCRVERFVEIGSGTSKKLAKRNAAAKMLSRIHDVPVDMRTSNDPDAEDDTFTMNMGSRAESGKSKGFSCTWDSLRNSAGEKILQLRSHPLGMPSDSNFCSLLSELSLEQRFDVSYLDLEERSLSGLCQCLVELSTQPITVCHGFAPNVDGARANAAHNALQYLKIMAGGK from the exons ATGAACGACGAGACAGCATCGGACAGCTGGAAGAGAAACTCCGGGTGCTCCAG TATTGAGCAAATGCTGGCTGTGAATCCCGGAAAGACGCCCATCAGTCTGCTGCAGGAGTATGGAACGCGGATAGGCAAGACCCCAGTGTATGACCTGCTGAAGGCCGAGGGACAGGCCCACCAGCCCAACTTCACGTTCCGCGTCTCCGTCGGAGAGATCAGCTGCACCGGCCAGGGGCCCAGCAAGAAGGCAGCCAAGCACAAAGCAGCTGAGGCTGCTCTGAAGATGCTAAAGGGAGGCCTCGGAGGTCCTGCCGGAGTTGGTATTGGAGTAGACGGGTTTATTGGGGTTGATGTGTCTACTGATGCAGATGG TGCCCAGTCAGAGATGAAGACTACAGGCACTTCACAGCAGTCTGAATGCAACCCTGTAGGGGCTCTGCAG GAGCTGGTGGTGCAGAAAGGATGGCGTTTGCCAGAGTATACAGTCACTCAAGAGTCTGGTCCAGCACATCGCAAAGAGTTCACCATGACCTGCAGAGTGGAGAGATTTGTAGAAATcg GAAGTGGTACATCTAAGAAGCTAGCCAAGAGAAACGCAGCAGCTAAGATGTTGTCACGCATACATGATGTCCCCGTAGATATGAGGACCAGCAATGATCCTGATGCCGAAGATGATACATTTACTATG AACATGGGCAGCAGAGCAGAGTCGGGTAAAAGTAAAGGCTTCAGCTGCACGTGGGATTCTCTGCGTAACTCTGCCGGTGAGAAGATCCTCCAACTCCGCAGCCACCCTCTGGGCATGCCCTCTGATTCCAACTTCTGCTCTTTGCTCAGTGAACTGTCTCTGGAGCAGCGCTTTGATGTCAGCTACCTGGACCTTG AGGAGCGCAGTCTCAGCGGCCTGTGTCAGTGTCTCGTGGAGCTCTCCACGCAGCCAATCACCGTGTGTCACGGCTTCGCCCCAAACGTAGACGGTGCCCGAGCCAACGCAGcccacaatgcattgcagtACCTCAAAATCATGGCAGGAGGGAAATGA
- the sp7 gene encoding transcription factor Sp7 isoform X1, which yields MAASILEVGNVIEDARYGSSPLAMLTATCNKFGSTSPVRDSATPGKTGSTSPVKKPYNMTSDLQTAKNGRTTDSSGLADSYTGSFTSAGGGGGGGLLTPTGSPPPSAGGYTTEYNPFSHSFQTSVSQDPSLLVSKAHATADCLTSVYTSLDMTHPYGSWYKAGIHPGITAAPANATSSWWDVHPNSNWLSATQPQADGGLQASLQPVAPQASLSPQLPSYSTDFTPLNPAPYPSVGLGSSSHLLQPSQHMLPQDMYKPKPVPSAGLIENPMGLKPARGSGGYSGGATPTRSSCDCPNCQELERLGASAASLRKKPVHSCHIPGCGKVYGKASHLKAHLRWHTGERPFVCNWLFCGKRFTRSDELERHVRTHTREKKFTCLLCNKRFTRSDHLSKHQKTHADSAMQGKAVAVEGDADSRSEETTELNSSAVPTNPGADQITNGDEKTGTPNGVENSSGLLEI from the exons ATGGCCGCATCTATTCTGGAGGTAGGGAATGTAATT GAAGACGCACGCTATGGCTCCAGTCCTCTGGCTATGTTAACAGCTACCTGCAACAAGTTTGGCAGCACCAGCCCTGTCAGGGATTCAGCTACACCCGGTAAGACTGGCAGCACCTCTCCAGTAAAGAAGCCCTAcaacatgacctctgaccttcagACAGCCAAGAACGGGCGGACCACAGACAGCAGTGGCCTGGCAGACTCCTACACTGGCTCCTTCACttcagctggaggaggaggaggtggcggtCTGCTTACACCCACTGGAAGTCCCCCTCCTTCAGCCGGAGGCTACACTACAGAATATAACCCTTTCTCTCACTCCTTCCAGACTTCGGTCTCACAGGACCCGTCTCTTTTAGTGTCCAAGGCCCATGCTACAGCCGATTGTCTCACCAGTGTGTATACTTCGCTGGATATGACACACCCCTATGGCTCGTGGTATAAGGCTGGTATCCACCCTGGCATAACTGCTGCTCCAGCTAATGCTACATCTTCCTGGTGGGATGTCCATCCCAACTCCAACTGGCTGTCAGCAACCCAGCCCCAAGCAGATGGAGGTCTGCAGGCCTCCCTGCAGCCTGTGGCACCACAGGCATCCCTTAGCCCACAGCTGCCCAGTTACAGCACCGATTTTACACCACTTAACCCAGCTCCTTACCCCTCCGTGGGACTGGGCTCCTCCTCACATCTCCTCCAACCTTCCCAGCACATGCTGCCCCAGGACATGTACAAGCCCAAACCTGTGCCAAGTGCAGGGCTAATTGAGAATCCCATGGGCCTAAAGCCTGCTAGGGGATCAGGGGGCTACAGCGGAGGGGCTACACCCACCCGGTCTTCATGCGACTGCCCCAACTGCCAGGAGCTGGAGAGGCTGGGAGCCTCTGCTGCATCCCTGAGGAAGAAACCAGTGCACAGCTGCCACATCCCGGGCTGTGGGAAAGTCTACGGCAAGGCCTCCCACCTAAAAGCCCACCTGCGCTGGCACACCGGCGAACGGCCCTTTGTTTGCAACTGGCTGTTCTGCGGGAAACGTTTCACCCGCTCTGATGAACTGGAGAGGCATGTGCGCACCCACACGCGGGAGAAGAAGTTCACCTGTCTACTGTGCAACAAGCGTTTCACACGCAGCGACCACCTCTCAAAGCATCAGAAGACCCACGCAGATTCTGCAATGCAGGGCAAAGCTGTAGCTGTGGAGGGAGACGCAGATTCTCGGAGCGAAGAGACCACAGAGCTCAACTCCAGCGCTGTACCTACCAATCCTGGCGCTGACCAAATCACCAACGGAGATGAGAAGACTGGCACACCTAATGGGGTGGAGAACAGCAGTGGATTGTTGGAGATCTGA
- the sp7 gene encoding transcription factor Sp7 isoform X2, which translates to MAASILEEDARYGSSPLAMLTATCNKFGSTSPVRDSATPGKTGSTSPVKKPYNMTSDLQTAKNGRTTDSSGLADSYTGSFTSAGGGGGGGLLTPTGSPPPSAGGYTTEYNPFSHSFQTSVSQDPSLLVSKAHATADCLTSVYTSLDMTHPYGSWYKAGIHPGITAAPANATSSWWDVHPNSNWLSATQPQADGGLQASLQPVAPQASLSPQLPSYSTDFTPLNPAPYPSVGLGSSSHLLQPSQHMLPQDMYKPKPVPSAGLIENPMGLKPARGSGGYSGGATPTRSSCDCPNCQELERLGASAASLRKKPVHSCHIPGCGKVYGKASHLKAHLRWHTGERPFVCNWLFCGKRFTRSDELERHVRTHTREKKFTCLLCNKRFTRSDHLSKHQKTHADSAMQGKAVAVEGDADSRSEETTELNSSAVPTNPGADQITNGDEKTGTPNGVENSSGLLEI; encoded by the exons ATGGCCGCATCTATTCTGGAG GAAGACGCACGCTATGGCTCCAGTCCTCTGGCTATGTTAACAGCTACCTGCAACAAGTTTGGCAGCACCAGCCCTGTCAGGGATTCAGCTACACCCGGTAAGACTGGCAGCACCTCTCCAGTAAAGAAGCCCTAcaacatgacctctgaccttcagACAGCCAAGAACGGGCGGACCACAGACAGCAGTGGCCTGGCAGACTCCTACACTGGCTCCTTCACttcagctggaggaggaggaggtggcggtCTGCTTACACCCACTGGAAGTCCCCCTCCTTCAGCCGGAGGCTACACTACAGAATATAACCCTTTCTCTCACTCCTTCCAGACTTCGGTCTCACAGGACCCGTCTCTTTTAGTGTCCAAGGCCCATGCTACAGCCGATTGTCTCACCAGTGTGTATACTTCGCTGGATATGACACACCCCTATGGCTCGTGGTATAAGGCTGGTATCCACCCTGGCATAACTGCTGCTCCAGCTAATGCTACATCTTCCTGGTGGGATGTCCATCCCAACTCCAACTGGCTGTCAGCAACCCAGCCCCAAGCAGATGGAGGTCTGCAGGCCTCCCTGCAGCCTGTGGCACCACAGGCATCCCTTAGCCCACAGCTGCCCAGTTACAGCACCGATTTTACACCACTTAACCCAGCTCCTTACCCCTCCGTGGGACTGGGCTCCTCCTCACATCTCCTCCAACCTTCCCAGCACATGCTGCCCCAGGACATGTACAAGCCCAAACCTGTGCCAAGTGCAGGGCTAATTGAGAATCCCATGGGCCTAAAGCCTGCTAGGGGATCAGGGGGCTACAGCGGAGGGGCTACACCCACCCGGTCTTCATGCGACTGCCCCAACTGCCAGGAGCTGGAGAGGCTGGGAGCCTCTGCTGCATCCCTGAGGAAGAAACCAGTGCACAGCTGCCACATCCCGGGCTGTGGGAAAGTCTACGGCAAGGCCTCCCACCTAAAAGCCCACCTGCGCTGGCACACCGGCGAACGGCCCTTTGTTTGCAACTGGCTGTTCTGCGGGAAACGTTTCACCCGCTCTGATGAACTGGAGAGGCATGTGCGCACCCACACGCGGGAGAAGAAGTTCACCTGTCTACTGTGCAACAAGCGTTTCACACGCAGCGACCACCTCTCAAAGCATCAGAAGACCCACGCAGATTCTGCAATGCAGGGCAAAGCTGTAGCTGTGGAGGGAGACGCAGATTCTCGGAGCGAAGAGACCACAGAGCTCAACTCCAGCGCTGTACCTACCAATCCTGGCGCTGACCAAATCACCAACGGAGATGAGAAGACTGGCACACCTAATGGGGTGGAGAACAGCAGTGGATTGTTGGAGATCTGA